In Pomacea canaliculata isolate SZHN2017 linkage group LG12, ASM307304v1, whole genome shotgun sequence, a single genomic region encodes these proteins:
- the LOC112577011 gene encoding glycine-rich protein 23-like, whose protein sequence is MIPTATKHEYIRRKAGRLLYLTSKRLNIKHIRHSRMKAAVALLLFCLVATSLASFYYPPKIAKILVIPKYGYGSYGGYGGYGGYGGYGGYGGYGGIGGFGGGFGGGIGGGIGGIGGIGLLGGGLGLGGGFGGFSGGHGGKYY, encoded by the exons ATGATCCCTACGGCTACAAAGCACGAGTATATAAGACGAAAAGCGGGCCGCCTTCTGTACCTGACCTCCAAGCGTTTGAATATCAAACACATCCGACATTCAAG AATGAAGGCTGCCGTCGCTTTGCTGCTGTTCTGCCTGGTGGCTACCAGCCTCGCTAGCTTCTACTACCCACCTAAGATCGCGAAGATCCTCGTCATTCCTAAATACGGCTATGGTAGCTATGGAGGCTATGGtggctatggaggctatggcggctatggaggctatggtGGTTACGGAGGAATCGGAGGCTTTGGCGGCGGCTTCGGCGGCGGCATCGGCGGCGGCATCGGCGGCATCGGCGGTATTGGCCTCCTAGGCGGTGGTCTAGGTCTTGGCGGAGGCTTCGGAGGATTCAGTGGTGGTCATGGAGGCAAATACTATTGA